A portion of the bacterium genome contains these proteins:
- a CDS encoding branched-chain amino acid ABC transporter permease has product MAVFLQQLVNGISLGSVYALFALGFTLVFGVLDIINLAHPAVLAVGALIAYTLLVDAKAGLALAAAGACLGGGLLGLILDAVAFRPLRRRRATPLSAVITSIGVALIMVNLAQTVWGTEPLNYPPGTVPLRFFTAGPVTVSLLQGIVLATVVVLMVGLRLLLARTRLGLAIRAVAENPQTASLLGMPFDRIVAFTFFLSSALGAAAGVLVGMLFQGSVSPFMGDTYGFKGIAAIILGGMGDIAGAVLGGLIMGVGEVMIVQYLNSSYRDAVAFGLLFLVLVFRPTGLLGQQRGREA; this is encoded by the coding sequence ATGGCCGTCTTCCTGCAACAGCTCGTCAACGGCATCTCGCTCGGCTCGGTGTATGCGCTCTTCGCCCTCGGCTTCACTCTCGTCTTCGGCGTGCTCGATATCATCAATCTCGCCCACCCCGCGGTGCTGGCCGTCGGGGCCCTGATCGCGTACACCCTGCTCGTCGACGCGAAAGCCGGCCTCGCGCTCGCGGCCGCGGGCGCCTGTCTGGGGGGCGGTCTCCTCGGCTTGATCCTGGACGCCGTGGCGTTCCGCCCGCTGCGCCGCCGCCGCGCGACCCCGCTGTCGGCGGTGATCACGTCGATCGGCGTCGCGCTCATCATGGTCAATCTCGCGCAGACCGTGTGGGGCACCGAGCCGTTGAACTACCCGCCGGGCACGGTGCCGCTCCGGTTCTTCACCGCCGGGCCGGTGACGGTCAGCCTGCTACAGGGAATCGTCCTGGCGACGGTCGTCGTGCTCATGGTCGGACTCCGGCTGCTGCTGGCCCGCACGCGGCTCGGGCTCGCGATCCGCGCGGTCGCCGAAAACCCGCAGACGGCGAGCCTGCTCGGGATGCCGTTCGACCGCATCGTCGCCTTTACGTTCTTTCTGAGTTCCGCGCTCGGGGCGGCCGCGGGCGTCCTCGTCGGCATGCTGTTCCAGGGCAGCGTGTCGCCGTTCATGGGCGACACCTACGGATTCAAAGGGATCGCCGCGATCATTCTCGGCGGCATGGGCGACATCGCCGGCGCGGTCCTCGGCGGTCTCATCATGGGCGTCGGGGAAGTGATGATCGTGCAGTATCTGAACAGCAGCTATCGCGACGCGGTGGCCTTCGGCCTGCTCTTCCTCGTGCTCGTCTTTCGCCCGACCGGACTGCTCGGACAGCAGCGCGGCCGCGAGGCGTAG